A genomic segment from Wolbachia endosymbiont of Ctenocephalides felis wCfeF encodes:
- a CDS encoding NADH-quinone oxidoreductase subunit 11, producing the protein MEIGLNHFLVVAAILFTIGVCGIFINRKSIINILLSIEVLLLAININLVAFSAFTNDIIGQIFVMFVLTVAAAESGIGLAILVVYYRSRGNIDVERANLMKE; encoded by the coding sequence ATGGAAATAGGATTAAATCATTTCTTGGTAGTCGCCGCTATTTTATTCACTATTGGAGTGTGCGGTATTTTCATCAACCGTAAAAGCATAATTAACATATTATTATCAATAGAGGTATTGTTGCTAGCAATTAATATCAATTTAGTCGCTTTTTCTGCTTTTACAAATGACATAATTGGGCAAATTTTTGTCATGTTTGTGTTGACCGTTGCCGCAGCGGAGTCAGGAATAGGACTTGCAATATTGGTTGTATATTATAGAAGCCGTGGCAATATAGATGTTGAACGAGCGAACTTAATGAAAGAATGA
- a CDS encoding NADH-quinone oxidoreductase subunit J — MTFFFYFFAILSILSAVCVISARNPVHAVLFLIFTFVNSAALFILLGAEFIAMMVLIVYIGAVAVLFLFIVMMLDIDYIRLHQGFAKHLTVGSILCVVFFLIISFVIRSSALNISNVINYNANNVKAIGNLLYTDYMYAFHLSGILLLVAIVGAIALTLQDKKKGIKRQNVLKQLTQSSSVKLVKVKFGKGVEWK; from the coding sequence ATGACTTTTTTCTTTTATTTTTTTGCAATTCTTAGCATTTTATCCGCTGTTTGTGTGATCAGCGCAAGGAATCCTGTGCATGCAGTATTATTTTTAATTTTCACTTTTGTTAACTCCGCAGCTCTTTTTATCCTCCTTGGAGCTGAGTTTATTGCTATGATGGTGCTGATAGTATATATCGGGGCAGTTGCAGTGTTGTTCCTTTTTATAGTTATGATGCTCGATATTGACTACATAAGATTGCATCAGGGTTTTGCAAAGCATCTGACTGTTGGTTCTATATTATGTGTCGTGTTTTTTCTCATTATCAGTTTTGTAATCCGCAGCTCAGCGCTGAATATAAGTAATGTTATAAACTATAATGCCAATAATGTGAAAGCCATCGGTAATTTGCTCTATACTGACTATATGTATGCTTTTCACCTTTCTGGCATTTTGCTACTCGTTGCAATTGTGGGCGCAATTGCTCTTACTTTGCAGGATAAGAAAAAAGGAATCAAAAGACAGAATGTATTAAAGCAATTGACGCAATCCTCATCTGTAAAGTTGGTTAAGGTTAAATTTGGAAAAGGAGTAGAATGGAAATAG
- a CDS encoding ATP-dependent DNA helicase RecG, which translates to MDKQFYTCMNLNEQPDVLAFLNGKLENIPKFHSTILPKLCGGDRVMDLLFYRPHSYVDRSKSLLDARVGELTTFTAKVHEHQPPAFRGRPYKIVVEGESQYIFIVFFNYSVKYLYKSFPIGAHVIISGKLDKFAGYWQITHPDYVSLNIDQFEEIARIEPVYQLCRGITNKSIKNIINSNLKELPDLPEWIDGTLIEQKKWLSWRESVIKLHRPRSLAEAEVCRKRLAYDELFAYQLALKLARENHVRKGRREFTISNKYKEQVLNGLSFQLTNDQIRAIDEISERQKSRYRMVSLLQGDVGSGKTVVALFAMLSVVENNMQAALMAPTTILAEQHYNWIEEALSCTDIKVALLTGKTTRKERKTIMNELASGILNIVIGTHALFQANVTFKNLGLAVIDEQQRFGVMQRNRLVGKGENTDILFVTATPIPRTLQQAMYGDVECSVLREKPKSRLPIKTVIMNIKRVPDIIEKLKGAISRGEKAYWICPYIEENEELNVAAAEMRFQELQKTFFDRVGIIHGKLTQDQKDQAMFSFKRNEFSLLVATTVIEVGIDVPDATIMIIENAEQFGLSQLHQLRGRVGRGSKPSFCVLLYNNLSKSSSSKLKIMCESQDGFHIAEKDMMLRGSGDILGIKQSGCMEFKFADLYKDRELLNLAYNNAKGAIAENKSFELLLDIFEYRSRLHFSKFQ; encoded by the coding sequence ATGGATAAACAATTTTACACATGTATGAATCTGAATGAGCAACCAGATGTGCTGGCCTTTCTAAATGGCAAGCTGGAGAATATACCTAAGTTTCATTCCACAATATTGCCTAAACTTTGTGGCGGAGACAGAGTAATGGACCTGTTGTTTTACAGGCCACACAGTTATGTGGATAGGAGTAAATCGCTACTTGATGCTCGAGTTGGAGAACTTACAACTTTCACAGCAAAAGTTCATGAACATCAGCCACCCGCTTTTAGGGGTAGACCATATAAAATAGTCGTTGAAGGCGAAAGTCAGTATATATTCATAGTCTTTTTTAATTACTCAGTTAAATATTTATATAAATCATTTCCAATTGGGGCCCATGTAATCATCAGTGGTAAACTTGACAAATTTGCTGGATATTGGCAAATTACTCACCCAGATTACGTATCGCTTAACATCGACCAATTTGAAGAGATAGCTCGCATAGAGCCGGTTTACCAGTTATGTCGCGGCATTACTAACAAGAGCATTAAAAACATAATAAATTCCAATCTAAAAGAATTGCCTGATTTGCCAGAGTGGATAGATGGTACGTTAATCGAGCAAAAAAAATGGTTGAGTTGGAGAGAAAGCGTTATAAAGCTGCACAGACCAAGGTCATTGGCAGAAGCGGAAGTTTGTCGGAAAAGGCTTGCCTATGATGAATTGTTTGCGTATCAACTAGCACTAAAACTTGCAAGAGAAAATCACGTAAGAAAAGGGAGAAGAGAATTTACAATATCCAATAAATATAAAGAGCAAGTTTTAAATGGATTGTCGTTCCAATTAACAAACGATCAAATTCGTGCAATAGATGAAATTTCAGAGAGACAAAAATCCAGATACCGCATGGTAAGCTTGCTGCAAGGTGATGTCGGTAGTGGCAAGACCGTGGTTGCACTTTTTGCGATGCTGAGTGTGGTGGAAAACAACATGCAGGCAGCTCTAATGGCACCAACTACTATCTTAGCAGAGCAGCATTATAATTGGATCGAAGAGGCTTTATCTTGCACTGATATAAAAGTTGCTCTGCTTACTGGTAAAACTACACGCAAAGAAAGAAAGACTATCATGAACGAACTTGCAAGTGGTATTTTAAATATAGTGATTGGCACTCATGCGCTGTTTCAAGCTAACGTTACATTTAAAAATTTAGGGCTTGCAGTCATAGATGAACAACAGCGGTTTGGGGTGATGCAGAGAAACCGTTTGGTAGGAAAGGGAGAAAATACTGACATACTTTTCGTTACTGCCACTCCTATCCCAAGGACTTTGCAGCAAGCCATGTATGGTGATGTTGAATGCTCGGTTTTGAGGGAAAAACCAAAATCCAGGTTGCCAATAAAAACTGTCATTATGAACATTAAGAGAGTACCAGATATTATTGAAAAACTGAAGGGTGCTATAAGCAGGGGCGAAAAAGCGTATTGGATTTGCCCATATATAGAAGAAAACGAAGAACTAAATGTTGCTGCAGCAGAGATGCGCTTTCAGGAATTGCAAAAAACATTTTTTGATAGAGTTGGGATAATACACGGAAAACTAACTCAAGATCAGAAAGATCAAGCTATGTTTTCTTTCAAAAGAAATGAATTTTCCCTCCTAGTTGCAACAACTGTGATAGAAGTTGGTATAGATGTACCAGATGCAACCATTATGATTATAGAAAATGCAGAGCAATTTGGGTTATCGCAATTACATCAGTTGAGAGGCAGAGTAGGACGAGGAAGTAAGCCATCTTTTTGCGTATTATTATACAATAATCTAAGCAAAAGCTCATCTTCAAAGTTAAAGATCATGTGTGAGTCACAAGATGGATTTCACATTGCTGAGAAGGACATGATGCTGAGAGGCAGCGGAGATATCTTAGGCATAAAACAATCAGGATGCATGGAGTTTAAATTTGCTGACTTATATAAAGATAGAGAGCTACTCAACCTTGCATACAATAATGCGAAAGGTGCAATTGCTGAGAATAAATCTTTTGAACTACTACTTGATATATTCGAATATAGAAGTAGATTACATTTTTCAAAATTTCAGTGA
- a CDS encoding Methionine aminopeptidase has translation MKNMDITVHSQEDFEFMRKAGRLAAETLDFIAPHVEVGVTTNELNDLCHDFIIKAGAIPAPLNYKGYPKSICTSKNAVVCHGIPDDKPLKDGDIVNIDVTVILNGWHGDTSRMFWAGKSSIKAKRLCDATYGALMEAIKQVKPGNKLNEIGLAIEKYIEDFGYSIVRNYCGHGIGKVFHAPPNVVHFYDKDEDLVLKEGMFFTIEPMINAGKHETLLSKLDGWTVTTRDLSLSAQFEHTLGVTKDGVEVFTLSPKNWHFPPYN, from the coding sequence ATGAAAAATATGGACATAACTGTACATTCACAGGAAGACTTTGAGTTTATGCGAAAAGCTGGCCGGTTAGCAGCTGAAACTCTTGATTTCATTGCACCGCATGTAGAAGTAGGAGTAACAACTAATGAGTTAAATGATTTATGTCATGACTTTATAATCAAAGCAGGCGCAATTCCAGCACCATTGAACTATAAAGGGTATCCCAAATCGATTTGCACTTCAAAAAATGCTGTTGTGTGTCACGGCATTCCTGATGATAAGCCGCTTAAGGATGGAGATATTGTCAATATCGATGTCACGGTAATTTTAAATGGCTGGCATGGCGACACAAGTCGTATGTTTTGGGCTGGTAAGTCGTCAATAAAAGCAAAACGCTTGTGTGATGCTACTTATGGCGCACTAATGGAAGCGATAAAGCAAGTTAAACCTGGTAATAAATTAAATGAAATTGGGCTTGCTATAGAGAAATATATTGAAGATTTTGGCTATTCTATCGTACGTAACTATTGTGGACATGGTATAGGAAAAGTCTTTCATGCTCCGCCAAATGTGGTGCATTTTTATGATAAAGATGAAGATCTTGTCTTAAAGGAAGGCATGTTTTTTACAATAGAGCCAATGATCAACGCTGGAAAACATGAAACTCTGCTCAGCAAGCTAGATGGATGGACAGTAACAACACGTGACCTTTCACTTTCTGCGCAGTTTGAGCATACGCTTGGGGTAACAAAAGATGGTGTTGAAGTATTCACATTGTCGCCTAAGAATTGGCATTTCCCGCCTTATAACTAG
- a CDS encoding putative ABC transporter ATP-binding protein — translation MRSNIRQLFCYIKPNLHYFIVAFIAVLFSALTILLFGRGLSSIIDSGAEHDFTTKLVVTIFIVLAVSLTAFIRLYFIGIGSEKVIARMRYDLYSNVTDLQPSFFENTGVQDVISALITDTSVLQSIINSSLLTILRNFVILIGSVAMLLYTDLHLTAYAAAIIPILLIIMTFLGKKVRNHARFAQSKLSELASLSEENFRSIVTIKSFVLEENEKIRFKEHLNSVSKSYIRLILLRAILVTLVISCVIGSLVVLIFFGIKEVLSNNITIGELSSFVFYSALAAGAVNNLSDNISDLQRGLGIVERLFEFKNMKSSIADADDPIKICSVRKGISFNGITFFYESRPGKPALSNVSFSIEAGQAVSIVGPSGSGKSTILKLLLRFYDPSKGSITIDGYNIKSIALSSLRSLFGLVPQDHMIFSCSIMENILYGKPDAEYEEVRRAAISAYAMEFIDKLPDKFDTFVGKRGLKLSEGQKQRIIIARAILKNPQVLVLDEATSALDYKSENFVQKALSKLMQNRTTIIITHRLSTALKTDKIIVINHGEIEEVGTHESLISKDGLYAKLVKIQ, via the coding sequence ATGCGATCTAATATTAGGCAATTATTTTGCTATATAAAGCCCAACCTACATTACTTCATTGTAGCTTTTATTGCAGTCTTATTTTCAGCTTTAACAATTCTTCTTTTCGGTAGAGGTTTGAGCAGCATAATTGATTCTGGCGCAGAGCATGACTTTACTACTAAACTAGTAGTTACAATATTTATAGTTTTAGCTGTTTCTCTTACTGCGTTCATTAGATTGTATTTCATTGGCATTGGCAGCGAAAAAGTTATTGCAAGAATGAGATATGACTTATATAGCAATGTTACCGACTTGCAACCAAGTTTCTTTGAGAACACTGGTGTCCAAGATGTCATCTCAGCACTAATTACTGATACCTCTGTGTTGCAATCGATAATAAATAGCAGCCTACTCACCATATTGCGAAATTTTGTAATTTTGATTGGTAGTGTTGCCATGTTGTTATATACAGATCTGCATCTAACTGCATATGCGGCCGCGATAATACCCATACTACTTATTATCATGACTTTCCTTGGGAAAAAAGTGCGCAATCACGCACGCTTTGCCCAGAGTAAGCTGAGTGAGCTTGCATCACTCAGTGAGGAAAATTTCAGATCCATAGTAACCATCAAGTCGTTTGTATTAGAGGAAAATGAAAAAATCCGTTTTAAGGAACATCTAAACTCAGTATCAAAATCATACATAAGATTAATACTCTTGCGCGCTATTTTGGTAACTTTGGTTATCTCATGTGTGATAGGTTCGCTGGTCGTTTTAATCTTTTTTGGTATTAAAGAAGTCTTGAGTAATAATATAACTATTGGGGAGCTATCTTCATTTGTATTTTATTCAGCACTTGCAGCAGGAGCTGTAAATAATCTGAGCGATAATATCAGTGACTTACAACGGGGTCTTGGGATAGTAGAGCGTTTATTTGAATTTAAGAATATGAAAAGCTCTATAGCAGATGCTGATGATCCTATAAAAATTTGCAGTGTCCGAAAAGGAATTTCGTTTAACGGCATAACGTTTTTTTATGAATCTCGGCCTGGTAAGCCAGCGTTAAGTAACGTATCATTTTCCATAGAAGCGGGCCAAGCAGTGTCAATTGTTGGACCATCTGGCAGTGGTAAGAGCACCATTTTAAAGCTTCTGCTCCGTTTTTATGATCCAAGCAAAGGCAGCATTACTATCGATGGGTATAATATTAAGTCAATTGCGCTAAGTAGTCTCAGGTCATTATTTGGTTTAGTGCCGCAAGATCATATGATATTTTCCTGTTCAATAATGGAAAATATATTATACGGCAAACCAGATGCCGAATATGAGGAAGTAAGACGAGCAGCCATCAGTGCTTATGCGATGGAATTTATTGACAAGCTGCCCGATAAGTTTGACACATTTGTAGGGAAAAGAGGATTAAAACTTTCCGAAGGACAAAAGCAACGTATTATAATAGCGAGAGCCATACTCAAAAATCCTCAAGTCTTAGTGCTGGATGAGGCAACCTCTGCCCTTGATTACAAAAGTGAAAACTTCGTGCAAAAAGCACTGAGCAAGTTAATGCAAAACAGAACAACGATCATAATCACACACAGGCTATCAACTGCACTCAAAACTGACAAAATTATAGTAATTAATCACGGAGAAATAGAAGAGGTAGGAACTCATGAATCTCTAATAAGCAAAGATGGACTATATGCAAAATTGGTAAAGATACAATAG
- a CDS encoding Glutaredoxin 4: MNNFEQIKKDIAENNVVLYMKGTSDFPQCGFSGLVVSILKNLNVKFKCVNVLENDEIRQSIKKFSDWPTIPQLYIKEEFIGGCDIVREMYEKGELQNLLKEKKIMAE; the protein is encoded by the coding sequence ATGAACAATTTTGAACAAATAAAAAAAGATATAGCAGAAAATAATGTGGTGCTCTATATGAAAGGCACTTCTGACTTTCCTCAATGCGGATTTTCTGGACTTGTTGTGTCAATTCTCAAAAACTTGAATGTAAAGTTTAAATGCGTCAACGTGCTAGAAAATGATGAAATACGTCAGTCCATAAAAAAGTTTTCTGATTGGCCAACAATTCCACAATTATACATAAAGGAAGAGTTTATTGGTGGCTGTGACATCGTTCGCGAGATGTATGAAAAAGGCGAGCTGCAAAACTTGTTAAAAGAAAAAAAGATTATGGCAGAGTAA
- a CDS encoding putative protein RP812: MVIAIHELEKIIKQSFPGADIEVNDLAGDNDHYHLKITSKCFLGKTRIEQHKMVYKALEGQSIHALQLETSA; encoded by the coding sequence ATGGTTATCGCAATTCATGAATTAGAGAAAATCATCAAACAATCATTTCCAGGTGCTGATATAGAGGTTAATGATCTTGCTGGAGATAATGATCATTACCATTTGAAAATAACCTCCAAGTGCTTTCTTGGAAAGACAAGGATAGAGCAGCATAAAATGGTATATAAGGCGTTAGAAGGCCAGTCTATACATGCATTGCAATTAGAAACTAGTGCTTAA
- a CDS encoding NADP-dependent malic enzyme, producing the protein MGSKYKDIMMNDDLDHTTKQEALKYHSGGSNPGKISILPTKPLSTQYDLSLAYSPGVAAPCLEIAKNSDLVYDYTAKSNCVAVISNGTAVLGLGNIGPLASKPVMEGKAVLFKRFADIDAVDIEVGTENVEDFINTVRYLGPSWGGINLEDIRSPDCFIIEKRLSELMDIPVFHDDQHGTAVVVAAGIENALDIAGKKLEDVKIIMNGAGAAGIACLEILRSMGAKNIVLCDKQGVIYRGRKEDMNEWKEKHAADTKERSLLDAIKGADVFIGLSAKNVLSEEMLKSMGKGPIIFALANPDPEVRPEFAKSVRSDAIIATGRSDYNNQVNNVMGFPYIFRGALDVHATTINNEMKIAAADAIAKLAREPVPDEISAAYGGRKMSYGCEYIIPTPFDPRLISIVSPAVAKAAVHSGVAKKAIQDWGEYENQLKSRLASALSTLNSLSSR; encoded by the coding sequence ATGGGCTCAAAATATAAGGATATAATGATGAATGACGATTTAGATCATACCACAAAACAAGAAGCGCTTAAGTATCACAGTGGAGGCAGTAATCCTGGTAAAATATCTATCTTGCCAACAAAGCCCTTATCTACCCAGTATGACTTGTCACTTGCTTATTCCCCTGGAGTTGCAGCTCCATGCCTTGAAATAGCTAAAAACTCTGATCTAGTTTATGATTATACGGCAAAGAGCAACTGTGTTGCTGTTATTTCAAATGGCACTGCAGTGCTTGGACTTGGCAACATCGGACCTCTTGCTTCAAAACCTGTTATGGAGGGAAAAGCTGTTTTATTCAAGCGTTTTGCTGACATCGATGCAGTCGATATAGAAGTTGGCACAGAAAATGTGGAAGATTTTATCAACACAGTAAGATATCTTGGACCAAGTTGGGGAGGGATAAATTTAGAGGATATAAGATCTCCCGATTGTTTCATAATAGAAAAACGCCTGAGCGAATTGATGGACATTCCAGTATTCCACGACGATCAGCATGGAACTGCAGTTGTTGTTGCAGCTGGCATAGAAAATGCTCTTGATATTGCAGGAAAGAAATTAGAAGACGTTAAGATCATCATGAATGGTGCTGGGGCAGCCGGCATTGCATGTTTGGAAATACTGAGGTCCATGGGCGCTAAAAACATAGTGCTGTGTGATAAACAAGGGGTAATATATAGAGGCAGAAAAGAGGACATGAATGAGTGGAAGGAAAAGCATGCAGCTGACACCAAAGAACGTTCTCTACTTGATGCAATAAAAGGCGCTGACGTATTTATCGGGCTATCTGCAAAGAATGTGCTAAGCGAAGAGATGCTGAAGAGCATGGGTAAAGGTCCGATTATTTTTGCTCTTGCTAACCCTGATCCAGAAGTAAGGCCTGAGTTTGCAAAATCCGTAAGGTCAGATGCAATAATCGCAACTGGTAGATCAGATTACAACAATCAAGTCAATAATGTGATGGGATTCCCCTATATATTTAGGGGAGCACTTGATGTACACGCGACAACAATAAACAATGAAATGAAAATTGCAGCTGCAGATGCAATAGCAAAGCTTGCTCGTGAGCCAGTGCCTGACGAGATATCCGCAGCTTACGGTGGTCGTAAAATGAGCTATGGATGTGAATACATAATACCTACTCCATTTGACCCAAGATTGATTTCGATAGTTTCTCCTGCCGTTGCAAAAGCCGCAGTGCATTCAGGTGTTGCCAAAAAGGCAATACAAGATTGGGGTGAATATGAAAATCAATTGAAATCTCGTCTTGCGAGTGCTCTCAGCACGCTGAATTCATTGTCTTCACGATAA
- a CDS encoding CDP-diacylglycerol--glycerol-3-phosphate 3-phosphatidyltransferase, with amino-acid sequence MFKKNLPNLLTISRALAVPAIILSFYIENKYANLITISIFIFACITDFFDGYLARAWKVQSKFGRLFDPIADKLIVVSTIMMLVYKHKINDYTIIPSVIIVCREMLVSGLREFLIATNVSLPVSKAGKIKTFLQMLAVVALIMDDYEITQYIGAICLWVAAIITMWSGYNYVIAGIKQID; translated from the coding sequence ATGTTTAAGAAAAACTTGCCTAATTTACTGACAATTTCTCGTGCGCTTGCAGTACCAGCAATAATATTAAGTTTTTATATAGAAAACAAATATGCAAACTTGATAACAATATCAATCTTTATATTTGCATGCATTACAGATTTTTTTGATGGTTACCTAGCACGTGCGTGGAAAGTTCAATCAAAATTTGGCCGGTTATTTGATCCAATTGCTGATAAACTAATAGTGGTTTCAACAATAATGATGCTGGTTTATAAACATAAGATCAACGATTACACGATAATACCATCAGTTATCATCGTTTGTCGGGAGATGTTAGTTTCGGGTTTGCGGGAATTTCTGATCGCTACAAACGTTAGCCTACCTGTAAGCAAAGCTGGAAAAATTAAAACATTTCTGCAGATGCTTGCTGTAGTGGCACTAATAATGGACGACTACGAAATAACCCAATACATAGGTGCAATTTGTCTGTGGGTTGCAGCCATTATAACTATGTGGTCAGGCTATAATTATGTCATAGCTGGCATCAAGCAGATTGACTAA